The following proteins are co-located in the Haloterrigena sp. KLK7 genome:
- a CDS encoding protein sorting system archaetidylserine decarboxylase: MNFAPGAWKYAIPALLAAPFALLFSATVSLIALAVGAGTLAFFRDPDRTPPPTGVVSPADGTVSVLREEGDRVRLGVFMNVWHVHVVRSPFDASVTDVEHVSGANRPAFSKESDRNERVHVRCETESSNLPASENGEGDSSSADAEDPHSKPDEPHSDAEVTLIAGAFARRIFPYVERGDGVERGERLGHIAFGSRVDVLFPPEVDLEDISVAKGDSMTAGETVVLESGPAAGGEIDLGAESDVDVGGLEDEGGDESPA; this comes from the coding sequence ATGAACTTCGCTCCCGGGGCCTGGAAGTACGCGATTCCGGCCCTGCTCGCTGCGCCGTTCGCGTTGCTCTTTAGCGCGACGGTGAGCCTCATCGCCCTCGCGGTGGGGGCCGGCACGCTCGCGTTCTTCCGCGATCCCGACCGCACCCCGCCGCCGACGGGCGTCGTCTCGCCGGCCGACGGGACCGTTTCCGTCCTCCGCGAGGAGGGCGACCGGGTCCGACTCGGCGTCTTCATGAACGTCTGGCACGTCCACGTCGTCCGCTCGCCGTTCGACGCGTCGGTGACCGACGTCGAGCACGTCTCGGGCGCCAATCGGCCGGCGTTCTCGAAGGAGTCCGATCGGAACGAACGGGTCCACGTTCGCTGTGAGACCGAGTCGTCGAACCTCCCCGCGTCCGAGAACGGGGAGGGCGACTCGAGTAGCGCGGACGCCGAGGATCCACACTCGAAGCCCGACGAGCCGCACAGCGACGCCGAAGTGACGCTGATCGCCGGCGCCTTCGCCCGCCGGATCTTCCCCTACGTCGAACGCGGCGACGGGGTCGAGCGCGGCGAGCGGCTCGGCCACATCGCGTTCGGGAGTCGGGTCGACGTGCTCTTTCCGCCGGAGGTCGACCTCGAGGATATTTCGGTGGCGAAAGGCGACTCGATGACCGCCGGCGAGACGGTGGTGCTCGAGTCCGGGCCCGCGGCCGGTGGCGAGATCGATCTCGGTGCCGAGTCCGACGTGGACGTCGGTGGGCTCGAGGACGAGGGCGGCGACGAGTCGCCCGCCTAG
- a CDS encoding Fic/DOC family N-terminal domain-containing protein, with protein MDEPAPGKYLPADSAAKLPAAKFYLPNDLPPELELSADVVRAHGRAMHSLGRLDGFLSEIENPDTALGLFVFKEAEQSSQVEGTQVTVSDMLRKDADSKDVREARNYVRALQEAADELRESGRSREHLSNELLKSLHESLMESGRTDDEDPRPGEYRDQYVWIEEDLNFGRQIRFVPPKPEIATGKMENFEEYMQSAGEYPDLIDIGVLHYQIETIHPFLDGNGRVGRLLIVLMLLAADILMYPLFYLSSYIRRNRDEYTDLLLAVSEEDRWEDWLLFFLRGIREQADEAFSRAKLILNLRDQYERQYRDARPSVTELIDAIFEEPVFTVSRAAELIDRSYPATNSAIDRLESDGIIRETTGKERYREFQAEEVLDVLNKSVSEIPSPGELISETNSETSS; from the coding sequence GTGGACGAGCCCGCGCCCGGGAAGTACTTACCCGCCGACAGCGCGGCCAAGCTTCCCGCGGCGAAGTTCTATCTCCCGAACGATCTCCCTCCGGAACTCGAGCTTTCGGCAGACGTGGTTCGGGCACACGGCCGTGCGATGCACTCATTGGGACGGCTGGACGGGTTTCTCAGTGAAATTGAGAATCCCGACACGGCACTCGGATTGTTCGTCTTCAAGGAGGCGGAGCAATCGTCGCAGGTCGAAGGGACGCAGGTCACCGTCTCGGATATGCTGCGGAAGGACGCAGACTCGAAGGACGTGCGAGAAGCTCGGAATTACGTGCGTGCGCTACAGGAAGCGGCCGACGAGCTCCGTGAAAGCGGTCGCTCGCGGGAGCATCTCTCGAACGAACTTCTCAAGTCGTTACATGAGTCGCTGATGGAATCGGGACGAACGGACGACGAAGATCCCCGCCCGGGCGAGTATCGGGATCAGTACGTCTGGATCGAGGAGGATCTCAATTTCGGTCGACAGATACGGTTCGTCCCGCCGAAACCGGAAATCGCCACCGGAAAAATGGAGAACTTCGAGGAGTATATGCAGTCGGCGGGCGAATATCCCGATCTGATCGATATCGGCGTCCTCCACTACCAGATCGAAACGATACACCCGTTTCTGGACGGGAACGGCCGCGTCGGTCGGTTGCTCATCGTCCTGATGCTACTCGCCGCGGACATACTGATGTATCCGCTGTTCTACCTGAGTTCCTACATTCGACGAAACAGGGACGAGTACACCGACTTACTGCTGGCGGTCAGCGAAGAGGACCGCTGGGAAGACTGGCTGCTGTTCTTTTTGCGGGGGATCAGGGAACAAGCCGACGAGGCGTTTAGTCGAGCGAAGCTGATCTTGAATCTCCGAGACCAGTACGAACGCCAGTATCGAGATGCACGCCCCTCCGTCACGGAGCTCATCGATGCGATCTTCGAGGAACCCGTCTTCACCGTCTCGAGAGCCGCCGAGTTGATCGATAGAAGCTACCCTGCCACGAACAGCGCCATCGACCGGTTAGAGAGCGACGGGATAATCCGAGAGACGACGGGAAAAGAGCGATACCGTGAGTTCCAGGCGGAGGAGGTCCTCGACGTACTAAACAAATCTGTGAGCGAAATACCGTCACCGGGAGAACTCATCTCTGAAACGAATTCCGAGACCAGTTCGTGA
- a CDS encoding antitoxin VapB family protein: MGSGDEQVRVSDRVKRELGRRTRATESYNNVLERISEDTGDDFADGFGILSGEQADRLGGQRN; encoded by the coding sequence ATGGGATCGGGGGACGAGCAGGTTCGAGTCAGTGACCGCGTGAAACGCGAACTCGGGCGGCGAACACGAGCGACCGAGAGCTACAACAACGTCCTCGAACGGATATCGGAAGATACCGGGGACGATTTCGCCGATGGATTCGGGATTCTCTCGGGCGAACAGGCCGATCGCCTCGGTGGGCAGCGCAACTGA
- a CDS encoding response regulator produces the protein MGEGAAESAEILLVEDNPGDVRLVEEALQGTDSTLHIARDGREALDFLHRRDEFADVPRPDIVLLDLNLPQVDGTQVLDEIRSDPELEHLRVTVLTSVPEEYVSLEPDELDANDFFTKPADPDEFMALVRSRIEAL, from the coding sequence ATGGGTGAAGGGGCTGCGGAGAGCGCGGAGATTCTCTTGGTCGAAGACAATCCCGGCGACGTTCGGCTGGTCGAAGAGGCGCTCCAAGGGACCGACAGTACCCTTCATATCGCGAGAGACGGGCGGGAAGCGCTCGACTTCCTCCACCGACGGGACGAATTCGCGGACGTTCCGCGCCCGGACATCGTGCTGCTCGACCTGAACCTGCCGCAAGTAGACGGCACGCAGGTCCTCGACGAAATTCGAAGCGATCCCGAACTGGAACACCTTCGAGTGACCGTCTTGACCAGCGTGCCCGAGGAATACGTCTCTCTCGAGCCGGACGAGCTCGACGCGAACGACTTTTTCACCAAACCGGCCGATCCCGACGAATTCATGGCCCTCGTCCGGTCGCGTATCGAAGCGCTGTAA